The following proteins come from a genomic window of Nicotiana tomentosiformis chromosome 12, ASM39032v3, whole genome shotgun sequence:
- the LOC104121265 gene encoding dehydrodolichyl diphosphate synthase 2-like, whose product MPLSNSILMFRRQFCKLPFGVISKEELLIEGLQPELMPKHVAIIPDGNRRWAKERGLSPEKGHEAGKKVLGDLCRYCSKWGVKVLSAYAFSTENWSRPKAEVTFLMTSYFEGLIHDFMRDIARCTYINVCRYGMKMSVIGDKSNLPNSLKEAINHAEETTKDNTGLHFVAALNYGGRYDIIQATKKIAAKVKDGVIQLEDINDKLIDTELETKYLEYPNPDLLIRTSGELRISNYMLWQLAYSEFCFVDKFFPELDEADFVAALRSFQRRQRRYGGHKI is encoded by the exons ATGCCCTTATCTAATTCAATATTAATGTTTCGACGCCAATTTTGTAAGCTTCCATTTGGAGTAATATCAAAAGAGGAGCTGTTGATAGAAGGATTGCAGCCGGAGCTGATGCCGAAACACGTAGCTATCATACCGGACGGTAACCGGCGATGGGCTAAGGAGAGAGGCTTGTCACCGGAAAAAGGTCATGAAGCTGGGAAAAAAGTGCTCGGAGATTTGTGCCGTTATTGCTCAAAATGGGGAGTCAAAGTTCTTTCTGCTTATGCTTTTTCTACTGAGAATTGGTCAAGGCCCAAG GCAGAGGTAACTTTCTTGATGACGAGCTACTTTGAAGGGCTTATTCACGACTTCATGAG AGATATTGCACGTTGTACTTATATTAATGTCTGTAGGTATGGAATGAAAATGTCTGTTATTGGTGATAAGTCCAACCTTCCCAATTCTCTGAAAGAAGCGATAAACCACGCCGAGGAAACCACAAAGGACAACACAGGACTTCATTTTGTGGCTGCACTTAACTATGGTGGAAGATATGACATAATACAAGCAACTAAAAAGATTGCTGCCAAAGTTAAGGATGGAGTTATTCAACTAGAGGATATCAATGACAAATTAATTGACACAGAATTAGAGACTAAGTATTTAGAATATCCTAATCCTGATTTACTGATAAGAACTAGTGGAGAGCTAAGGATTAGCAACTACATGTTGTGGCAATTGGCTTATAGTGAATTCTGCTTTGTGGATAAGTTCTTTCCTGAATTGGATGAAGCTGATTTCGTAGCAGCTTTGCGTTCGTTTCAGCGAAGGCAAAGGCGTTACGGTGGACACAAAATTTAA